The proteins below come from a single Diadema setosum chromosome 21, eeDiaSeto1, whole genome shotgun sequence genomic window:
- the LOC140244782 gene encoding uncharacterized protein, translating to MATISNKFATLEDEGDTDVSFKINEVVEGAMQLVPDREGGNRQLVGDIVKAVVAALLPMVQSIAHQLVSGPQVSVQKVQATVQNHDNRLDEVEQYSRRDNVIMRGVPENDGESTNAVVIDVAASAGVAVSEADISTSHRVGRPQPNKMRPIVARFVRRDLRTQLLRSKRKLKDSEQHKDIMIMEHLSPGRAKLLQAVKQDENTEKVWTIDGKVHCTLKSDPHKKHIIHGPDDLFKRLGWSEDKLKKSGLFLDIST from the coding sequence atggcaaccatttcTAACAAGTTTGCCACACTTGAGGATGAAGGAGATACTGATGTGTCTTTCAAGATTAATGAGGTGGTAGAGGGGGCAATGCAGCTTGTCCCTGACCGTGAGGGTGGAAACCGTCAGCTTGTGGGGGACATAGTGAAGGCTGTGGTTGCTGCATTGTTGCCAATGGTGCAGTCCATCGCACATCAACTTGTGAGTGGCCCACAGGTGTCCGTGCAGAAGGTGCAGGCCACAGTTCAAAATCATGACAACAGACTGGACGAGGTAGAACAGTATTCTAGGAGAGACAATGTTATCATGCGAGGGGTGCCTGAAAATGATGGCGAGTCTACAAATGCTGTAGTCATCGATGTTGCTGCCAGCGCAGGGGTTGCCGTGTCTGAGGCAGATATCAGCACCAGCCACCGCGTGGGGAGGCCTCAGCCCAATAAAATGAGACCTATTGTTGCGCGTTTCGTACGTCGTGACCTCCGCACTCAGCTCCTTCGTAGTAAGCGTAAGTTAAAGGACTCGGAACAACACAAGGACATAATGATCATGGAGCATCTGTCCCCTGGGCGTGCCAAGCTTCTTCAGGCTGTGAAGCAAGACGAGAACACAGAGAAAGTATGGACAATCGATGGGAAGGTGCATTGCACTCTGAAGAGCGACCCGCACAAGAAGCACATCATTCACGGCCCGGATGACCTCTTCAAGCGTCTAGGATGGAGTGAGGACAAGCTGAAAAAGTCGGGTCTCTTCCTCGACATTTCGACCTAG